In a single window of the Tribolium castaneum strain GA2 chromosome 8, icTriCast1.1, whole genome shotgun sequence genome:
- the LOC658049 gene encoding eukaryotic translation initiation factor 4E transporter isoform X2, translated as MAKSRALKTNKLNETPGKKSTQTKHVSWRDEQGASLTGSTEFSDPAILAVNPKFRYEKEELLKLRDAPLSQRKPDFLDVNEVSPTIWDPTRWNFDKKKSETPTENGPRTVDDHRRRPGDPRERIRKENDGIVLSPQRRSFNSGCSIPGRETRTNNTNRPHSPLGKNESHLSGVREIQTNSRRIGSGRILRDSWDFGEKQENETEYNFRPQQRSENQERRSFGRDFDVGRDKEKRNGGRFNERRRISGESRDEEPEWFSSGPSSQNDTIELRGFDDSDRLGKKKMSPSQAKRARDWFKKKTEVSSVTEEKEEMSEGGPGGRSTPTPQSGSGETIGGEQTNESNTNASESGDGDGKHNQEKNLNDQSSIFEDILKSDSIPGLPGLLTNGVGGDGDATGKSRFSKWFSVESNASESRRSSMQDEPIFKNLLKDLNEPSVSIPGDSNSYFAPISPAANTGGSLGGAGGGTAKSINIMEMLQRGKQSETGGMKQLPGRIMNLDELEAKMRQNTEPQMHKHPQKSEEDMTAFNRLLAHISGNHTATANGPVPKTQPMSLMEMLSHSQQQDEAHARMAQLLGPSSPGASPHDIAGRLQQQVQSQQQKEMLSKLMSANMPVRASPLSEMGIQQSRELLSRPEAQAILQGLKIGDITPQHLYQQLANPALQPRHREMLVTILKLQGGGVGPSPRVLSPVAPHPMFQQQQQQQLRVSPLPPNAYCVSPIMATSPNTLTVPALHQRIPSPRELQVHTQNILQRALIKKKLEEQQENYRKKQEMQQRGQSPNNNNNNNNTTNQAKSVSSPTPLAFTPTSVLRKMTAEKDEGGKDVTKLVEGAKLSQGRAVTGMRPQQQPQQQQQQQQWPQYPLNIKQAGRPIVKANTFQQQQPQQQEQFFTQQQQQKFLNQLQQQQQQQRKATNYHGHGSMQGHHSQYPNTNNQQFSQLTQQQLRAQHQQHARPTNVVQQQQQGHGRAWQQYLNPQQTRGQVGRGGTDGDLSPTSNQLTRWFSPDLLERARVGELPSTAGLSQNLLSLEEIERLTAPPVHN; from the exons ATGGCTAAATCACGTGcgttaaaaactaataaattgaacGAAACCCCTGGTAAAAAATCAACTCAAACCAAACACGTGTCTTGGA GGGACGAACAAGGTGCCAGTTTGACCGGAAGTACCGAATTTTCGGATCCGGCGATTTTGGCCGTCAATCCGAAATTTCGTTACGAAAAAGAGGAGTTGTTAAAGTTGCGAGATGCTCCATTATCTCAACGGAAGCCCGATTTTTTGGACGTCAATGAAGT ttcgCCGACTATTTGGGACCCAACTCGTTGGAATTTCGATAAGAAAAAGTCCGAAACTCCGACCGAAAACGGGCCACGGACTGTAGACGATCACAgg CGTCGTCCTGGTGATCCGCGCGAACGCATCCGGAAGGAAAACGACGGGATCGTCTTGAGTCCGCAGCGCCGGAGTTTCAATTCCGGTTGTTCAATTCCGGGTCGCGAGACGAGGACGAACAACACGAATCGGCCTCATAGTCCTTTAGGGAAGAACGAGTCGCATTTGAGTGGCGTTAGGGAGATACAGACGAATAGTCGAAGGATCGGAAGTGGGAGAATTCTAAGAGATTCGTGGGATTTCGGCGAGAAACAGGAGAACGAAACTGAGTACAATTTTAGACCGCAACAGAGGAGCGAAAATCAGGAGAGAAGGTCGTTTGGGCGAGATTTTGACGTCGGAAGGGACAAGGAGAAGAGGAATGGTGGAAGGTTTAACGAGAGGAGAAGAATCAGcg gcgAATCCCGTGACGAGGAGCCCGAATGGTTCTCATCCGGTCCGTCTTCCCAAAACGATACAATCGAATTGCGCGGTTTCGACGATTCGGATCGTCTCGGAAAGAAGAAAATGTCACCGTCGCAAGCGAAACGCGCACGCGATTGGTTCAAAAAGAAGACTGAAGTGTCGAGTGTGACCGAAGAAAAGGAAGAAATGAGCGAAGGTGGTCCCGGTGGCCGGTCAACGCCTACGCCGCAGAGCGGTTCAGGTGAAACAATCGGCGGGGAACAAACAAATGAGTCAAACACAAACGCGTCTGAAAGTGGAGATGGTGACGGAAAACACAATCAAGAGAAGAATCTGAACGACCAATCGTCGATTTTTGAAGATATCTTGAAGTCGGATAGTATTCCCGGACTGCCAGGGTTGTTAACT AATGGTGTGGGTGGTGACGGCGACGCGACCGGGAAATCGCGTTTCAGTAAATGGTTTTCAGTGGAAAGCAATGCGTCTGAAAGTCGGCGTTCTTCCATGCAGGATGAGCCGATTTTTAAGAATTTGTTGAAAGATTTGAATGAGCCAAGTGTTTCGATTCCGGGTGATTCTAATTCGTATTTCGCGCCGATTTCGCCGGCTGCTAATACGGGGGGAAGTCTAGGAGGTGCAGGAGGAGGCACTGCCAAGTCCATTAATATTATGGAGATGCTACAAAGGGGCAAACAGAGCGAGACTGGAGGAATGAAACAAC TACCGGGTCGTATTATGAATTTGGACGAGCTGGAGGCGAAGATGAGGCAAAATACTGAGCCGCAAATGCACAAACATCCCCAAAAATCTGAAGAAGACATGACTGCGTTTAACCGATTG TTGGCACACATTTCTGGGAACCACACAGCTACGGCAAACGGTCCAGTCCCCAAAACTCAGCCAATGAGCCTAATGGAGATGCTCTCGCATTCGCAGCAACAAGATGAAGCTCACGCTCGCATGGCTCAACTTTTAGGTCCATCAAGTCCTGGTGCTTCACCGCACGACATCGCCGGTCGTTTACAACAACAAGTCCAAAGTCAACAACAGAAAGAAATGTTGTCGAAGTTGATGAGTGCCAATATGCCGGTGAGGGCTTCGCCCCTGTCAGAAATGGGCATACAACAAAGTCGCGAATTGTTGAGTCGGCCCGAAGCACAAGCCATACTTCAAG GTCTGAAAATTGGAGATATAACACCGCAGCATTTATACCAACAATTGGCAAATCCTGCGCTACAGCCACGCCATCGTGAGATGCTCGTCACCATATTGAAATTACAGGGAGGGGGCGTAGGACCCAGTCCTAGAGTACTGAGTCCTGTCGCCCCCCATCCAATGTTTCAACAGCAACAACAACAGCAATTGCGCGTTTCGCCTTTGCCACCCAATG CATACTGTGTGTCTCCAATAATGGCCACAAGTCCAAACACCCTCACTGTACCCG CGCTCCATCAACGCATTCCATCGCCCCGTGAATTACAAGTCCATACCCAAAACATTCTCCAGAGGGCGCTCATTAAGAAAAAACTCGAAGAACAACAAGAAAACTATCgcaaaaaacaagaaatgcAACAGCGTGGTCAAAGtcccaacaacaacaacaacaataacaatacAACAAATCAAGCGAAAAGTGTTTCGTCTCCAACTCCGTTAGCCTTCACGCCAACTTCAGTATTACGAAAAATGACAGCGGAAAAAGACGAAG gcGGGAAAGACGTCACAAAACTTGTCGAAGGTGCAAAATTGAGTCAAGGTCGTGCCGTGACTGGAATGCGTCCGCAACAACAGccccaacaacaacaacagcaACAACAATGGCCACAGTATCCGTTGAATATCAAGCAAGCTGGTCGTCCGATTGTTAAAGCAAATACATTTCAACAACAACAGCCACAACAACAGGAACAGTTTTTtactcaacaacaacaacagaaATTTCTAAATCAATTGCAACAACAACAGCAACAACAGCGCAAAGCTACGAATTATCACGGCCATGGTTCGATGCAAGGTCATCATTCCCAATATCCCAACACTAATAATCAACAGTTCTCTCAGTTGACTCAACAACAACTCAGAGCTCAACATCAACAACACGCCAGACCGACAAATGTGGTACAACAACAACAGCAAGGACACGGGAGGGCGTGGCAACAGTACCTTAATCCGCAGCAAA CTAGGGGTCAGGTGGGTCGTGGGGGCACCGACGGGGACCTGTCACCAACCAGCAACCAGTTGACTCGCTGGTTTTCGCCCGATTTGTTGGAGAGGGCCCGCGTGGGTGAATTACCGAGCACAGCCGGCTTGTCTCAGAATTTACTCAGTTTGGAGGAGATCGAAAGACTTACAGCCCCACCGGtccacaattaa
- the LOC658049 gene encoding eukaryotic translation initiation factor 4E transporter isoform X3 → MSVTEEASAAPADAPPVNGDEQGASLTGSTEFSDPAILAVNPKFRYEKEELLKLRDAPLSQRKPDFLDVNEVSPTIWDPTRWNFDKKKSETPTENGPRTVDDHRRRPGDPRERIRKENDGIVLSPQRRSFNSGCSIPGRETRTNNTNRPHSPLGKNESHLSGVREIQTNSRRIGSGRILRDSWDFGEKQENETEYNFRPQQRSENQERRSFGRDFDVGRDKEKRNGGRFNERRRISGESRDEEPEWFSSGPSSQNDTIELRGFDDSDRLGKKKMSPSQAKRARDWFKKKTEVSSVTEEKEEMSEGGPGGRSTPTPQSGSGETIGGEQTNESNTNASESGDGDGKHNQEKNLNDQSSIFEDILKSDSIPGLPGLLTNGVGGDGDATGKSRFSKWFSVESNASESRRSSMQDEPIFKNLLKDLNEPSVSIPGDSNSYFAPISPAANTGGSLGGAGGGTAKSINIMEMLQRGKQSETGGMKQQVPGRIMNLDELEAKMRQNTEPQMHKHPQKSEEDMTAFNRLLAHISGNHTATANGPVPKTQPMSLMEMLSHSQQQDEAHARMAQLLGPSSPGASPHDIAGRLQQQVQSQQQKEMLSKLMSANMPVRASPLSEMGIQQSRELLSRPEAQAILQGLKIGDITPQHLYQQLANPALQPRHREMLVTILKLQGGGVGPSPRVLSPVAPHPMFQQQQQQQLRVSPLPPNAYCVSPIMATSPNTLTVPALHQRIPSPRELQVHTQNILQRALIKKKLEEQQENYRKKQEMQQRGQSPNNNNNNNNTTNQAKSVSSPTPLAFTPTSVLRKMTAEKDEGGKDVTKLVEGAKLSQGRAVTGMRPQQQPQQQQQQQQWPQYPLNIKQAGRPIVKANTFQQQQPQQQEQFFTQQQQQKFLNQLQQQQQQQRKATNYHGHGSMQGHHSQYPNTNNQQFSQLTQQQLRAQHQQHARPTNVVQQQQQGHGRAWQQYLNPQQTRGQVGRGGTDGDLSPTSNQLTRWFSPDLLERARVGELPSTAGLSQNLLSLEEIERLTAPPVHN, encoded by the exons ATGTCGGTGACCGAAGAGGCTTCGGCAGCCCCGGCAGACGCGCCGCCTGTCAACG GGGACGAACAAGGTGCCAGTTTGACCGGAAGTACCGAATTTTCGGATCCGGCGATTTTGGCCGTCAATCCGAAATTTCGTTACGAAAAAGAGGAGTTGTTAAAGTTGCGAGATGCTCCATTATCTCAACGGAAGCCCGATTTTTTGGACGTCAATGAAGT ttcgCCGACTATTTGGGACCCAACTCGTTGGAATTTCGATAAGAAAAAGTCCGAAACTCCGACCGAAAACGGGCCACGGACTGTAGACGATCACAgg CGTCGTCCTGGTGATCCGCGCGAACGCATCCGGAAGGAAAACGACGGGATCGTCTTGAGTCCGCAGCGCCGGAGTTTCAATTCCGGTTGTTCAATTCCGGGTCGCGAGACGAGGACGAACAACACGAATCGGCCTCATAGTCCTTTAGGGAAGAACGAGTCGCATTTGAGTGGCGTTAGGGAGATACAGACGAATAGTCGAAGGATCGGAAGTGGGAGAATTCTAAGAGATTCGTGGGATTTCGGCGAGAAACAGGAGAACGAAACTGAGTACAATTTTAGACCGCAACAGAGGAGCGAAAATCAGGAGAGAAGGTCGTTTGGGCGAGATTTTGACGTCGGAAGGGACAAGGAGAAGAGGAATGGTGGAAGGTTTAACGAGAGGAGAAGAATCAGcg gcgAATCCCGTGACGAGGAGCCCGAATGGTTCTCATCCGGTCCGTCTTCCCAAAACGATACAATCGAATTGCGCGGTTTCGACGATTCGGATCGTCTCGGAAAGAAGAAAATGTCACCGTCGCAAGCGAAACGCGCACGCGATTGGTTCAAAAAGAAGACTGAAGTGTCGAGTGTGACCGAAGAAAAGGAAGAAATGAGCGAAGGTGGTCCCGGTGGCCGGTCAACGCCTACGCCGCAGAGCGGTTCAGGTGAAACAATCGGCGGGGAACAAACAAATGAGTCAAACACAAACGCGTCTGAAAGTGGAGATGGTGACGGAAAACACAATCAAGAGAAGAATCTGAACGACCAATCGTCGATTTTTGAAGATATCTTGAAGTCGGATAGTATTCCCGGACTGCCAGGGTTGTTAACT AATGGTGTGGGTGGTGACGGCGACGCGACCGGGAAATCGCGTTTCAGTAAATGGTTTTCAGTGGAAAGCAATGCGTCTGAAAGTCGGCGTTCTTCCATGCAGGATGAGCCGATTTTTAAGAATTTGTTGAAAGATTTGAATGAGCCAAGTGTTTCGATTCCGGGTGATTCTAATTCGTATTTCGCGCCGATTTCGCCGGCTGCTAATACGGGGGGAAGTCTAGGAGGTGCAGGAGGAGGCACTGCCAAGTCCATTAATATTATGGAGATGCTACAAAGGGGCAAACAGAGCGAGACTGGAGGAATGAAACAAC aagTACCGGGTCGTATTATGAATTTGGACGAGCTGGAGGCGAAGATGAGGCAAAATACTGAGCCGCAAATGCACAAACATCCCCAAAAATCTGAAGAAGACATGACTGCGTTTAACCGATTG TTGGCACACATTTCTGGGAACCACACAGCTACGGCAAACGGTCCAGTCCCCAAAACTCAGCCAATGAGCCTAATGGAGATGCTCTCGCATTCGCAGCAACAAGATGAAGCTCACGCTCGCATGGCTCAACTTTTAGGTCCATCAAGTCCTGGTGCTTCACCGCACGACATCGCCGGTCGTTTACAACAACAAGTCCAAAGTCAACAACAGAAAGAAATGTTGTCGAAGTTGATGAGTGCCAATATGCCGGTGAGGGCTTCGCCCCTGTCAGAAATGGGCATACAACAAAGTCGCGAATTGTTGAGTCGGCCCGAAGCACAAGCCATACTTCAAG GTCTGAAAATTGGAGATATAACACCGCAGCATTTATACCAACAATTGGCAAATCCTGCGCTACAGCCACGCCATCGTGAGATGCTCGTCACCATATTGAAATTACAGGGAGGGGGCGTAGGACCCAGTCCTAGAGTACTGAGTCCTGTCGCCCCCCATCCAATGTTTCAACAGCAACAACAACAGCAATTGCGCGTTTCGCCTTTGCCACCCAATG CATACTGTGTGTCTCCAATAATGGCCACAAGTCCAAACACCCTCACTGTACCCG CGCTCCATCAACGCATTCCATCGCCCCGTGAATTACAAGTCCATACCCAAAACATTCTCCAGAGGGCGCTCATTAAGAAAAAACTCGAAGAACAACAAGAAAACTATCgcaaaaaacaagaaatgcAACAGCGTGGTCAAAGtcccaacaacaacaacaacaataacaatacAACAAATCAAGCGAAAAGTGTTTCGTCTCCAACTCCGTTAGCCTTCACGCCAACTTCAGTATTACGAAAAATGACAGCGGAAAAAGACGAAG gcGGGAAAGACGTCACAAAACTTGTCGAAGGTGCAAAATTGAGTCAAGGTCGTGCCGTGACTGGAATGCGTCCGCAACAACAGccccaacaacaacaacagcaACAACAATGGCCACAGTATCCGTTGAATATCAAGCAAGCTGGTCGTCCGATTGTTAAAGCAAATACATTTCAACAACAACAGCCACAACAACAGGAACAGTTTTTtactcaacaacaacaacagaaATTTCTAAATCAATTGCAACAACAACAGCAACAACAGCGCAAAGCTACGAATTATCACGGCCATGGTTCGATGCAAGGTCATCATTCCCAATATCCCAACACTAATAATCAACAGTTCTCTCAGTTGACTCAACAACAACTCAGAGCTCAACATCAACAACACGCCAGACCGACAAATGTGGTACAACAACAACAGCAAGGACACGGGAGGGCGTGGCAACAGTACCTTAATCCGCAGCAAA CTAGGGGTCAGGTGGGTCGTGGGGGCACCGACGGGGACCTGTCACCAACCAGCAACCAGTTGACTCGCTGGTTTTCGCCCGATTTGTTGGAGAGGGCCCGCGTGGGTGAATTACCGAGCACAGCCGGCTTGTCTCAGAATTTACTCAGTTTGGAGGAGATCGAAAGACTTACAGCCCCACCGGtccacaattaa
- the LOC658049 gene encoding eukaryotic translation initiation factor 4E transporter isoform X1: MAKSRALKTNKLNETPGKKSTQTKHVSWRDEQGASLTGSTEFSDPAILAVNPKFRYEKEELLKLRDAPLSQRKPDFLDVNEVSPTIWDPTRWNFDKKKSETPTENGPRTVDDHRRRPGDPRERIRKENDGIVLSPQRRSFNSGCSIPGRETRTNNTNRPHSPLGKNESHLSGVREIQTNSRRIGSGRILRDSWDFGEKQENETEYNFRPQQRSENQERRSFGRDFDVGRDKEKRNGGRFNERRRISGESRDEEPEWFSSGPSSQNDTIELRGFDDSDRLGKKKMSPSQAKRARDWFKKKTEVSSVTEEKEEMSEGGPGGRSTPTPQSGSGETIGGEQTNESNTNASESGDGDGKHNQEKNLNDQSSIFEDILKSDSIPGLPGLLTNGVGGDGDATGKSRFSKWFSVESNASESRRSSMQDEPIFKNLLKDLNEPSVSIPGDSNSYFAPISPAANTGGSLGGAGGGTAKSINIMEMLQRGKQSETGGMKQQVPGRIMNLDELEAKMRQNTEPQMHKHPQKSEEDMTAFNRLLAHISGNHTATANGPVPKTQPMSLMEMLSHSQQQDEAHARMAQLLGPSSPGASPHDIAGRLQQQVQSQQQKEMLSKLMSANMPVRASPLSEMGIQQSRELLSRPEAQAILQGLKIGDITPQHLYQQLANPALQPRHREMLVTILKLQGGGVGPSPRVLSPVAPHPMFQQQQQQQLRVSPLPPNAYCVSPIMATSPNTLTVPALHQRIPSPRELQVHTQNILQRALIKKKLEEQQENYRKKQEMQQRGQSPNNNNNNNNTTNQAKSVSSPTPLAFTPTSVLRKMTAEKDEGGKDVTKLVEGAKLSQGRAVTGMRPQQQPQQQQQQQQWPQYPLNIKQAGRPIVKANTFQQQQPQQQEQFFTQQQQQKFLNQLQQQQQQQRKATNYHGHGSMQGHHSQYPNTNNQQFSQLTQQQLRAQHQQHARPTNVVQQQQQGHGRAWQQYLNPQQTRGQVGRGGTDGDLSPTSNQLTRWFSPDLLERARVGELPSTAGLSQNLLSLEEIERLTAPPVHN; this comes from the exons ATGGCTAAATCACGTGcgttaaaaactaataaattgaacGAAACCCCTGGTAAAAAATCAACTCAAACCAAACACGTGTCTTGGA GGGACGAACAAGGTGCCAGTTTGACCGGAAGTACCGAATTTTCGGATCCGGCGATTTTGGCCGTCAATCCGAAATTTCGTTACGAAAAAGAGGAGTTGTTAAAGTTGCGAGATGCTCCATTATCTCAACGGAAGCCCGATTTTTTGGACGTCAATGAAGT ttcgCCGACTATTTGGGACCCAACTCGTTGGAATTTCGATAAGAAAAAGTCCGAAACTCCGACCGAAAACGGGCCACGGACTGTAGACGATCACAgg CGTCGTCCTGGTGATCCGCGCGAACGCATCCGGAAGGAAAACGACGGGATCGTCTTGAGTCCGCAGCGCCGGAGTTTCAATTCCGGTTGTTCAATTCCGGGTCGCGAGACGAGGACGAACAACACGAATCGGCCTCATAGTCCTTTAGGGAAGAACGAGTCGCATTTGAGTGGCGTTAGGGAGATACAGACGAATAGTCGAAGGATCGGAAGTGGGAGAATTCTAAGAGATTCGTGGGATTTCGGCGAGAAACAGGAGAACGAAACTGAGTACAATTTTAGACCGCAACAGAGGAGCGAAAATCAGGAGAGAAGGTCGTTTGGGCGAGATTTTGACGTCGGAAGGGACAAGGAGAAGAGGAATGGTGGAAGGTTTAACGAGAGGAGAAGAATCAGcg gcgAATCCCGTGACGAGGAGCCCGAATGGTTCTCATCCGGTCCGTCTTCCCAAAACGATACAATCGAATTGCGCGGTTTCGACGATTCGGATCGTCTCGGAAAGAAGAAAATGTCACCGTCGCAAGCGAAACGCGCACGCGATTGGTTCAAAAAGAAGACTGAAGTGTCGAGTGTGACCGAAGAAAAGGAAGAAATGAGCGAAGGTGGTCCCGGTGGCCGGTCAACGCCTACGCCGCAGAGCGGTTCAGGTGAAACAATCGGCGGGGAACAAACAAATGAGTCAAACACAAACGCGTCTGAAAGTGGAGATGGTGACGGAAAACACAATCAAGAGAAGAATCTGAACGACCAATCGTCGATTTTTGAAGATATCTTGAAGTCGGATAGTATTCCCGGACTGCCAGGGTTGTTAACT AATGGTGTGGGTGGTGACGGCGACGCGACCGGGAAATCGCGTTTCAGTAAATGGTTTTCAGTGGAAAGCAATGCGTCTGAAAGTCGGCGTTCTTCCATGCAGGATGAGCCGATTTTTAAGAATTTGTTGAAAGATTTGAATGAGCCAAGTGTTTCGATTCCGGGTGATTCTAATTCGTATTTCGCGCCGATTTCGCCGGCTGCTAATACGGGGGGAAGTCTAGGAGGTGCAGGAGGAGGCACTGCCAAGTCCATTAATATTATGGAGATGCTACAAAGGGGCAAACAGAGCGAGACTGGAGGAATGAAACAAC aagTACCGGGTCGTATTATGAATTTGGACGAGCTGGAGGCGAAGATGAGGCAAAATACTGAGCCGCAAATGCACAAACATCCCCAAAAATCTGAAGAAGACATGACTGCGTTTAACCGATTG TTGGCACACATTTCTGGGAACCACACAGCTACGGCAAACGGTCCAGTCCCCAAAACTCAGCCAATGAGCCTAATGGAGATGCTCTCGCATTCGCAGCAACAAGATGAAGCTCACGCTCGCATGGCTCAACTTTTAGGTCCATCAAGTCCTGGTGCTTCACCGCACGACATCGCCGGTCGTTTACAACAACAAGTCCAAAGTCAACAACAGAAAGAAATGTTGTCGAAGTTGATGAGTGCCAATATGCCGGTGAGGGCTTCGCCCCTGTCAGAAATGGGCATACAACAAAGTCGCGAATTGTTGAGTCGGCCCGAAGCACAAGCCATACTTCAAG GTCTGAAAATTGGAGATATAACACCGCAGCATTTATACCAACAATTGGCAAATCCTGCGCTACAGCCACGCCATCGTGAGATGCTCGTCACCATATTGAAATTACAGGGAGGGGGCGTAGGACCCAGTCCTAGAGTACTGAGTCCTGTCGCCCCCCATCCAATGTTTCAACAGCAACAACAACAGCAATTGCGCGTTTCGCCTTTGCCACCCAATG CATACTGTGTGTCTCCAATAATGGCCACAAGTCCAAACACCCTCACTGTACCCG CGCTCCATCAACGCATTCCATCGCCCCGTGAATTACAAGTCCATACCCAAAACATTCTCCAGAGGGCGCTCATTAAGAAAAAACTCGAAGAACAACAAGAAAACTATCgcaaaaaacaagaaatgcAACAGCGTGGTCAAAGtcccaacaacaacaacaacaataacaatacAACAAATCAAGCGAAAAGTGTTTCGTCTCCAACTCCGTTAGCCTTCACGCCAACTTCAGTATTACGAAAAATGACAGCGGAAAAAGACGAAG gcGGGAAAGACGTCACAAAACTTGTCGAAGGTGCAAAATTGAGTCAAGGTCGTGCCGTGACTGGAATGCGTCCGCAACAACAGccccaacaacaacaacagcaACAACAATGGCCACAGTATCCGTTGAATATCAAGCAAGCTGGTCGTCCGATTGTTAAAGCAAATACATTTCAACAACAACAGCCACAACAACAGGAACAGTTTTTtactcaacaacaacaacagaaATTTCTAAATCAATTGCAACAACAACAGCAACAACAGCGCAAAGCTACGAATTATCACGGCCATGGTTCGATGCAAGGTCATCATTCCCAATATCCCAACACTAATAATCAACAGTTCTCTCAGTTGACTCAACAACAACTCAGAGCTCAACATCAACAACACGCCAGACCGACAAATGTGGTACAACAACAACAGCAAGGACACGGGAGGGCGTGGCAACAGTACCTTAATCCGCAGCAAA CTAGGGGTCAGGTGGGTCGTGGGGGCACCGACGGGGACCTGTCACCAACCAGCAACCAGTTGACTCGCTGGTTTTCGCCCGATTTGTTGGAGAGGGCCCGCGTGGGTGAATTACCGAGCACAGCCGGCTTGTCTCAGAATTTACTCAGTTTGGAGGAGATCGAAAGACTTACAGCCCCACCGGtccacaattaa